Proteins from a single region of Crassaminicella profunda:
- a CDS encoding 5-deoxy-glucuronate isomerase — MEVRYGVSPREAKGYDTEKLRENFLMDSLFITGETKFIYSHIDRIIVGSACPIELLKLEGGKEIGSAYFLERRELGIINIGETGFVIADGERIELNPRDGLYIGKGIKEVVFESADKSRPAKFYLNSAPAHKAYPIVKIHIEKANPNDLGSIEQSK, encoded by the coding sequence ATGGAAGTTAGATATGGAGTTAGCCCTAGAGAAGCAAAAGGTTATGACACAGAAAAATTAAGAGAAAATTTCTTGATGGATAGTTTATTTATTACAGGAGAGACAAAATTTATATATAGCCATATTGATCGAATTATTGTAGGAAGTGCATGTCCTATAGAACTTCTAAAACTAGAAGGTGGAAAAGAAATCGGTTCAGCATATTTTCTTGAAAGAAGAGAACTTGGAATTATTAATATTGGAGAAACGGGATTTGTCATTGCAGATGGTGAACGGATAGAGCTAAATCCAAGAGATGGATTATATATAGGAAAAGGAATAAAAGAAGTAGTATTTGAGAGTGCGGACAAGTCAAGGCCTGCAAAATTTTACTTAAATAGTGCTCCAGCTCATAAAGCATATCCTATAGTAAAAATTCATATAGAAAAAGCTAATCCAAATGATCTTGGAAGTATAGAACAATCTAAATAA
- a CDS encoding LacI family DNA-binding transcriptional regulator, whose amino-acid sequence MATIEDVVKKSGVSRSTVFRFLNGSNVRENSKKKIIQAMEELNFKVDVINKHKNFVIEISVCHDYDEFQGFSQIVQGVIERAEKSDVLVQLVRRVGKQIDEDYAKWDYKNKAKGVIIVGKNKEDEEKEARLLAENGIPHVFVNRVLLGNDTNFVGVDLEKGAYDIVSYLIKKGHKKILAIGNPKELYVDEKKLKGYKRALQDYGIKIDDKFLHVISSKSEWEDIIRKVLRSEDVPDAYFGLCDSYSVKFMSIARSLGYEVPKDISVVGMDDIDLAKYSFPTLTSVKVPFKKMGIIAVEQMIQLFNQVYSNVKIMIKHELIERDSVEDRV is encoded by the coding sequence ATGGCAACAATAGAAGATGTTGTGAAAAAATCAGGAGTTTCTAGAAGTACTGTGTTTCGGTTCTTGAATGGGAGCAATGTGAGGGAAAATAGCAAAAAGAAAATTATACAAGCTATGGAAGAATTGAACTTCAAAGTGGATGTAATTAATAAACATAAAAATTTTGTAATAGAAATTAGTGTTTGTCATGATTATGATGAGTTTCAAGGATTTTCTCAAATTGTTCAAGGTGTTATAGAAAGAGCAGAAAAATCAGATGTTTTAGTTCAATTGGTGAGAAGAGTAGGAAAACAAATTGATGAGGATTATGCAAAATGGGACTATAAAAACAAAGCAAAAGGTGTTATTATAGTTGGTAAAAATAAAGAGGATGAAGAAAAAGAAGCAAGGTTATTAGCTGAAAATGGGATTCCCCATGTATTTGTCAATAGGGTGCTTTTGGGGAATGATACAAATTTTGTAGGAGTAGATTTAGAAAAGGGAGCTTATGACATAGTAAGTTATTTAATTAAAAAAGGACATAAAAAGATTTTAGCCATAGGAAATCCAAAGGAACTTTATGTAGATGAAAAAAAGTTAAAAGGATATAAAAGAGCTTTACAGGATTATGGGATTAAGATAGATGATAAATTTTTACATGTTATTTCTAGTAAATCAGAATGGGAAGATATTATAAGAAAAGTGCTTAGATCAGAGGATGTGCCTGATGCATATTTTGGACTATGTGATTCTTATTCAGTAAAGTTTATGAGTATTGCTCGTTCTTTAGGATATGAGGTACCCAAAGATATTTCTGTAGTGGGGATGGATGATATAGATTTAGCAAAATATTCATTTCCAACACTTACTTCGGTGAAAGTTCCTTTTAAAAAAATGGGGATAATTGCTGTAGAACAAATGATTCAACTGTTTAATCAAGTATATAGTAATGTAAAGATTATGATAAAGCATGAATTGATAGAGCGAGATTCTGTTGAAGATAGAGTGTAA
- a CDS encoding IclR family transcriptional regulator → MGEKTVSNRSLDRALDILEAFINNENGMTLNEIANKINLSPSTVYRLVMTLNNRKFLERDNESKKFYLGSQLNRLVNLNHMGANEHLKKMAQPLMKKVFDKLNENIALYIRDDDCKLCIDMFESTRSLRHVIDIGDRVTMDKGAVGKVLLAFLDDSERKKFEIEGWPTAEALDKVKANGYALSVGEREEGLIGIAAPIRNSSGAVIAAVSMSGPSIRFMDESISDKIDMIVSLGKEISKALGMNIQE, encoded by the coding sequence ATGGGTGAAAAAACAGTTTCAAATAGGTCTTTAGATAGAGCATTAGATATTCTCGAAGCTTTTATCAATAATGAAAATGGAATGACACTTAATGAAATAGCTAATAAAATCAATTTGTCTCCTAGTACTGTTTATCGTCTGGTGATGACATTAAATAACAGGAAGTTTTTAGAGCGAGATAACGAAAGTAAAAAATTCTATTTGGGTAGTCAATTGAATCGGTTGGTTAACTTGAATCACATGGGTGCGAATGAACATTTGAAAAAAATGGCACAACCTTTGATGAAAAAAGTATTTGATAAGTTAAATGAGAACATAGCATTATATATTAGAGATGATGATTGTAAATTGTGTATTGATATGTTTGAGTCTACTCGCTCATTGCGACATGTTATTGACATTGGAGATCGGGTAACTATGGATAAGGGGGCTGTAGGTAAAGTTTTATTAGCATTTCTAGATGATTCTGAAAGGAAAAAATTTGAGATAGAAGGTTGGCCTACAGCAGAAGCTCTTGACAAAGTTAAAGCAAATGGTTATGCATTAAGTGTAGGGGAGCGAGAAGAAGGGTTAATAGGGATTGCAGCACCAATAAGAAATTCTTCTGGAGCAGTGATTGCAGCAGTATCCATGTCAGGACCTTCTATTAGATTTATGGATGAATCAATTTCTGATAAAATAGATATGATTGTATCTCTTGGGAAGGAAATTTCAAAAGCTCTAGGGATGAATATCCAAGAGTAA
- a CDS encoding hydroxymethylglutaryl-CoA lyase yields MKYPNEVIIAEVGPRDGLQNEKTILPPEAKAKLIDQAIEAGFKVIEIGSMVHSKAIPALADTAEVFKLIKNKDKAELRVLVPNLKGTERAIAAGIKKVKLTVSASESHNISNFNRTPKQTVEGFKECYDLAHENGLEVSGAIATSFGCPFEGEISIEQIEQVVKAFIDLGIREISLSDTTGMGNPKEVYTKCQYFKENYPEIIWNIHFHNTRGMALANIVAAMEAGMSRFDGAFGGLGGCPYAPGASGNVASEDIIHMLHRMGINTGIDLDKSIEIAKEVKMLVGHDVDSYMLKAGKVSDLIKEKPKKQIKICNA; encoded by the coding sequence ATGAAATATCCAAACGAAGTGATTATTGCAGAGGTAGGACCTAGAGATGGGTTACAGAATGAAAAAACTATTTTACCTCCAGAAGCAAAAGCGAAATTGATTGATCAGGCCATTGAAGCAGGATTTAAAGTGATTGAAATCGGATCTATGGTGCATAGTAAAGCCATTCCTGCATTGGCAGATACTGCTGAAGTATTCAAATTGATTAAAAATAAGGATAAGGCTGAATTAAGGGTATTAGTGCCAAATCTTAAAGGAACAGAGAGAGCGATTGCTGCCGGAATTAAGAAAGTCAAATTAACAGTTTCAGCAAGTGAATCTCATAATATAAGTAATTTTAACCGTACGCCAAAGCAGACTGTTGAAGGATTTAAAGAATGTTATGATTTAGCACATGAAAATGGCTTAGAAGTATCAGGAGCTATTGCCACTTCTTTTGGTTGTCCATTTGAAGGGGAAATTAGTATTGAACAAATTGAGCAAGTTGTTAAAGCTTTTATTGATCTAGGTATTCGAGAAATTTCACTATCAGATACAACGGGAATGGGAAATCCAAAAGAAGTATATACAAAATGTCAGTATTTCAAGGAAAATTATCCTGAAATTATTTGGAATATTCATTTCCATAATACAAGAGGAATGGCATTAGCAAATATCGTAGCGGCAATGGAAGCAGGTATGTCAAGATTTGATGGAGCATTTGGTGGTCTAGGAGGATGCCCATATGCACCAGGCGCTTCAGGTAATGTAGCATCAGAAGATATTATTCATATGCTACACCGTATGGGCATAAATACAGGTATTGACTTAGATAAATCTATTGAAATAGCAAAGGAAGTTAAAATGCTAGTTGGTCATGATGTAGATAGCTATATGCTTAAAGCAGGTAAAGTATCAGATTTAATTAAAGAGAAACCAAAAAAACAAATTAAGATTTGTAATGCGTAA
- a CDS encoding zinc-dependent alcohol dehydrogenase produces MKKIVIHSPENIEIIECEKIKDLKDGQVRVETLMGGICGSDLSVYRGKIPYAKYPNTPGHEIIGRIIEVGNNVQLNVGDKVVAFPNNYCGVCEYCKKGMTNICANKKSYGVTIEGFFIEEVVVDSEFIVKIPETIENQYGVLVEPLAVNVHALSKISIKKDDQVAVVGCGTEGLLNIALLKTMNDNITAIDIREDKLVKAKELNKNITTLLPHEIKNEKFDVVIEAAGAKKAIEQAFTIIKPGGNLISLGLTNEASVYPSMFINRSEITIHGSIIYTKKDFEKAISYIKDKKLYLDPIISKVIPFTKYHLAYEDALSGKYVKILLDFNRNK; encoded by the coding sequence ATGAAAAAAATAGTAATTCATTCTCCTGAAAATATTGAAATTATAGAATGTGAAAAAATCAAAGACCTAAAAGATGGACAAGTAAGAGTAGAAACCCTTATGGGGGGAATATGTGGGTCAGATCTTAGCGTATATCGTGGCAAAATACCTTATGCTAAATATCCTAATACGCCAGGGCATGAAATTATTGGTAGGATTATTGAAGTCGGCAATAATGTGCAGTTAAACGTAGGAGATAAGGTGGTTGCGTTTCCTAATAATTATTGTGGGGTATGTGAATATTGTAAAAAAGGAATGACGAATATATGTGCTAATAAAAAGTCTTATGGAGTCACTATAGAGGGTTTTTTTATAGAGGAAGTAGTAGTTGATTCAGAGTTTATAGTAAAAATTCCAGAGACAATTGAAAATCAATATGGTGTTCTTGTGGAACCTCTTGCGGTAAATGTACATGCCCTTTCGAAAATATCCATTAAAAAAGATGATCAAGTTGCAGTTGTAGGGTGTGGGACTGAAGGACTTTTAAATATTGCATTGCTTAAAACCATGAATGACAATATTACTGCAATTGATATCAGAGAAGATAAATTAGTAAAAGCTAAAGAATTAAATAAAAATATCACTACATTATTACCACATGAAATTAAAAATGAAAAATTTGATGTAGTCATTGAAGCAGCAGGAGCAAAAAAGGCAATCGAGCAAGCTTTTACAATCATAAAGCCTGGTGGGAATCTCATTTCATTAGGATTGACTAATGAAGCAAGTGTTTATCCGAGTATGTTTATTAATCGTAGCGAGATTACTATTCATGGAAGTATTATTTATACAAAAAAAGATTTTGAAAAAGCTATATCTTATATAAAAGATAAAAAATTATATCTTGACCCCATAATTTCAAAAGTAATTCCCTTTACAAAATACCATCTTGCCTATGAAGATGCATTGAGTGGTAAGTATGTAAAAATATTATTAGATTTTAATAGAAATAAATAG
- a CDS encoding TRAP transporter substrate-binding protein, whose translation MKKFLAVLLVLVLVVSVVGCGSKSDSESSGAGDAKEYKFTLACDSPEDSVTYLFAKKFKEEVEKATNGQATIQIFPNGTMGSDVEAAESCQNGEIDFVASTTAPMVNFIPELAVFDMPSVFSDIQTARKVVDGDFFNKLSAVYEKNGFKILGFADQGFREMSTNKLIQSMDDFNGQKIRTMENPYHIAYWRALGANPTPMAFSEVYIGLQQGTIDAQENPYEVTVGAKLYEQQKYIINTNHVLHLVSMVQNLDKFNSLPEEISSAIVESVNTAKLWAREQADTRINERIEIMEANDTEIVDLSPELMQEMKEKAAPVYDIIREKIGDELVDSMLEAAK comes from the coding sequence ATGAAAAAATTTCTAGCAGTATTATTGGTATTGGTATTGGTTGTATCAGTTGTAGGATGTGGTAGCAAGAGTGATTCAGAAAGTAGTGGTGCTGGTGATGCAAAAGAGTATAAATTTACGCTAGCATGTGATAGCCCAGAAGATTCTGTAACGTATTTATTCGCAAAGAAATTCAAAGAAGAAGTAGAAAAAGCAACTAATGGACAAGCTACAATTCAAATTTTCCCAAATGGAACTATGGGAAGTGATGTGGAAGCTGCTGAAAGTTGTCAAAATGGAGAAATCGATTTTGTTGCATCGACTACTGCGCCAATGGTAAATTTCATTCCTGAATTAGCTGTATTTGATATGCCAAGTGTATTCTCTGATATTCAGACTGCTAGAAAGGTTGTTGATGGTGATTTCTTCAATAAACTAAGTGCGGTTTATGAAAAAAATGGATTTAAAATATTAGGTTTTGCAGATCAAGGTTTTAGAGAAATGAGTACAAACAAATTAATCCAATCAATGGATGATTTTAATGGTCAAAAGATCAGAACAATGGAAAATCCTTATCACATTGCTTATTGGAGAGCATTAGGAGCAAACCCTACACCTATGGCATTTTCTGAAGTATATATAGGTTTACAACAAGGGACAATTGATGCACAAGAAAATCCTTATGAAGTAACTGTAGGTGCAAAGCTTTATGAGCAACAAAAGTATATTATCAATACAAATCATGTACTTCACCTAGTTTCTATGGTACAAAATCTTGATAAGTTCAATAGTTTACCAGAAGAAATTTCATCGGCTATTGTAGAATCTGTAAATACTGCAAAATTATGGGCAAGAGAGCAAGCAGATACAAGAATTAATGAGCGTATTGAGATTATGGAAGCAAATGACACAGAAATTGTTGATTTATCACCAGAATTAATGCAAGAAATGAAAGAAAAAGCTGCACCTGTATATGATATCATCAGAGAAAAAATTGGTGATGAATTAGTAGATTCTATGTTAGAAGCTGCAAAATAA
- a CDS encoding TRAP transporter large permease: protein MSPSLVFIIFAVCIAISIPVASTLGIVSVLPGIVDSSFPATGEFIVRSMVGGVNSFPILAIPMFILSGMIMAQGGISQKLFNMFSYFLGNKTAGIPMAVITTCLFYGAISGSAPATTAAVGAMTIPLLVNLGYDKTFSTALVAVAGGLGVIIPPSIPFIIYGMASGVSVGSMFIAGILPGLLIGLCLMIYAYYYCKKNGEDKEKIEKNYATLKEKGFLSVFKDSFWALLAPVIILGSIYGGIASPTEAATISVFYALIVSLFIYKTIGIKDIKGIFIDSIKTYTPLLFILAAAVAFSRVLALLQVPQYVAGWITGLFAGKVAVLIVINFVLLFVGMVIDTGPAILILTPILLPITNAIGVDPVHFGIIMVVNLAIGFVTPPVGVNLFVASSITGIEVMDIAKKAFPFIMFFVFALILITFIPAISLALL from the coding sequence ATGTCGCCAAGTTTAGTGTTTATAATATTCGCAGTATGTATCGCTATTTCTATTCCTGTGGCGTCAACCCTGGGGATTGTTTCGGTATTACCAGGGATTGTTGATAGCAGTTTCCCTGCTACAGGAGAATTTATTGTAAGAAGTATGGTAGGCGGAGTTAATAGTTTTCCAATTCTAGCTATCCCTATGTTTATTCTATCGGGAATGATTATGGCTCAAGGAGGAATTTCTCAAAAGTTATTTAATATGTTTTCGTATTTTCTAGGAAATAAAACTGCGGGAATTCCAATGGCCGTTATTACTACATGTTTATTTTATGGGGCAATTTCTGGCTCTGCACCTGCTACAACAGCAGCTGTAGGAGCCATGACAATCCCGTTATTGGTAAATCTAGGATATGATAAAACATTCTCTACGGCACTGGTTGCAGTTGCAGGAGGATTAGGGGTAATTATTCCACCGAGTATTCCATTTATCATATATGGAATGGCTTCTGGCGTATCTGTTGGAAGTATGTTTATCGCTGGAATATTGCCAGGGTTATTAATTGGACTTTGTTTAATGATTTATGCATACTACTATTGCAAAAAGAATGGCGAAGATAAAGAAAAGATAGAAAAAAATTATGCAACATTAAAGGAAAAAGGATTTTTAAGTGTATTTAAAGATAGCTTCTGGGCGTTATTAGCACCTGTTATCATCTTAGGAAGTATTTATGGTGGAATTGCGTCTCCAACGGAAGCTGCTACAATATCTGTATTTTATGCGTTAATTGTTAGTTTGTTTATTTACAAAACAATTGGTATAAAAGATATTAAAGGTATTTTTATCGATAGTATTAAAACTTATACACCGTTATTATTTATACTTGCGGCTGCTGTTGCATTCTCAAGAGTATTAGCATTATTACAAGTTCCACAATATGTAGCAGGTTGGATTACAGGTTTATTTGCTGGTAAAGTGGCTGTGTTAATTGTAATCAACTTTGTACTATTGTTTGTGGGTATGGTTATTGATACAGGTCCAGCGATTTTGATTCTTACACCAATATTACTACCTATTACAAATGCTATTGGAGTAGATCCTGTTCATTTTGGGATCATTATGGTAGTTAACTTAGCTATTGGATTTGTAACCCCACCAGTTGGAGTAAACCTTTTCGTAGCAAGTTCCATAACCGGTATAGAAGTTATGGATATAGCTAAAAAAGCATTTCCGTTTATTATGTTCTTTGTGTTTGCATTGATTTTAATTACTTTTATACCAGCAATCAGTTTAGCATTGCTGTAA
- a CDS encoding TRAP transporter small permease — MKILKWLDKNAEEFLLLIFLVIMVLTMGVQVLMRYLLNYSLTWSEELTRYLFVWSAFISIGYCTKHRTSIKLEQMLTYLPNTLAQIIRLISKVVMFVFFIYVLQSAVAVVQTTYASGQVSSALGLPVYLVQLSTVVGFALAIVRIIQSFIQCFVELLNMRKQHS; from the coding sequence ATGAAAATATTAAAGTGGCTTGATAAAAATGCGGAAGAATTTTTACTCCTTATTTTTCTAGTAATAATGGTACTGACTATGGGAGTACAGGTATTAATGAGATACTTATTAAACTATTCCCTCACATGGTCTGAAGAATTAACAAGATATTTATTCGTATGGTCAGCGTTTATTAGTATTGGTTATTGTACAAAGCATAGAACTTCGATTAAGCTTGAACAAATGTTAACGTATTTACCTAATACACTTGCACAGATAATTAGGTTGATTTCAAAAGTTGTTATGTTTGTATTCTTCATCTATGTACTTCAGAGTGCTGTTGCGGTTGTTCAAACAACCTATGCAAGTGGGCAGGTAAGTTCTGCTCTAGGATTGCCTGTATATTTAGTTCAGCTATCTACAGTAGTGGGTTTTGCATTAGCAATTGTCAGAATTATCCAAAGTTTTATACAATGCTTTGTTGAACTATTAAATATGCGTAAACAACACTCGTAA
- a CDS encoding thiamine pyrophosphate-binding protein, protein MKKLVSSQIVNYLERRDVKHIFGLCGHTVIAMLDALEKSEKLEYISVRHEQVASHAADAYARITKKASVVLCHLGPGLTNAATGVANAALDAIPMVVIAGDVPSYYYGKHPHQEVNMHCDGSQYDIYKPFVKRAWRLDNPELLPEILDKAFRLAETGRPGPVLISVPMDMFSREIDDKLFARTYKESHEIFKPSIPENTAKEIAKELINAKNPLIHVGGQAVFSEATDELRELVEFLDIPVTRTLMGQGILPDTHPLMVGMTGFWGTDFVNGISKNADVILGIGTRFAEADSSSWYNNVTFDEEKSKFMQIDVEPSEIGRNYPVAIGAVADPKLALQAIVKAAKELKPEGIDRSQLREFIKENKMEFKKSNEAISNDSRFPMTPQRILKDVREVFPQDGIIVTDVGWNKNGMGQQFDIELPSTILHPGGLATMGFGPAATLGAKLAAPDKKVITLVGDGGFGTNPSVIATAVEKNIPVVWVVMNNSAFGTIAGLEASHYEHTFGTVFKDAKGAAYTPDWAQIAAGYGIKSKKIQSADEFKAVFKEALESNEPYLIDVPMENIPVPTDGIWNINDIYTPKENVVEGKLTGGIVTKSVHATT, encoded by the coding sequence ATGAAAAAACTAGTATCTTCACAGATAGTAAACTATCTTGAAAGAAGAGATGTTAAGCATATATTTGGTTTATGTGGGCATACAGTTATTGCTATGCTAGATGCACTTGAGAAAAGTGAAAAGCTTGAATATATTTCAGTAAGACATGAGCAAGTTGCTTCACACGCAGCAGATGCTTATGCAAGAATCACAAAAAAAGCAAGCGTTGTTTTATGTCATTTAGGACCTGGATTAACAAATGCTGCTACAGGTGTAGCAAATGCTGCATTAGATGCAATTCCAATGGTTGTAATTGCAGGAGATGTTCCAAGTTATTACTATGGAAAGCATCCTCATCAAGAAGTAAATATGCATTGTGATGGATCACAATATGATATATATAAACCTTTTGTAAAAAGAGCTTGGAGACTTGATAATCCAGAGCTACTTCCAGAGATTTTAGATAAAGCATTTAGATTAGCTGAAACAGGTAGACCAGGACCAGTATTGATTTCTGTACCAATGGATATGTTCTCTAGAGAAATTGATGATAAACTTTTTGCAAGAACATACAAAGAATCTCATGAAATATTTAAACCAAGTATTCCTGAAAATACGGCAAAAGAAATTGCTAAGGAATTAATTAATGCAAAAAATCCATTAATTCATGTTGGTGGTCAAGCCGTATTCAGCGAAGCAACAGATGAACTAAGAGAATTAGTAGAATTTTTAGATATTCCTGTTACAAGAACATTAATGGGGCAGGGCATATTGCCAGATACACATCCATTAATGGTTGGAATGACTGGATTTTGGGGGACAGATTTTGTTAATGGCATTTCAAAAAATGCAGATGTAATTTTAGGAATAGGAACAAGATTTGCAGAAGCAGACAGTAGTTCATGGTATAATAATGTTACATTCGATGAAGAAAAAAGTAAATTCATGCAGATTGATGTAGAACCAAGTGAAATTGGTAGAAACTATCCAGTTGCTATAGGTGCAGTTGCAGATCCTAAATTAGCACTACAAGCTATAGTAAAAGCAGCAAAAGAATTAAAGCCTGAAGGAATAGATCGTTCACAATTAAGAGAATTTATTAAAGAGAATAAGATGGAGTTTAAGAAATCAAATGAAGCTATTTCAAATGATTCTAGATTCCCAATGACTCCTCAAAGAATACTAAAAGATGTTCGTGAAGTATTCCCGCAAGATGGTATTATCGTAACAGATGTTGGTTGGAATAAAAATGGTATGGGTCAACAGTTTGATATTGAATTACCAAGCACAATACTTCATCCAGGTGGATTAGCTACAATGGGCTTTGGACCAGCTGCAACATTAGGAGCAAAACTTGCTGCACCAGATAAAAAAGTAATTACATTAGTTGGTGATGGAGGATTTGGTACAAACCCATCAGTTATTGCAACTGCTGTTGAAAAGAATATTCCTGTAGTTTGGGTTGTTATGAATAATAGTGCATTTGGAACAATTGCTGGTTTAGAAGCTTCCCACTATGAACATACATTTGGAACTGTATTTAAGGATGCAAAAGGAGCAGCATATACGCCAGATTGGGCACAAATAGCAGCAGGATATGGCATCAAAAGTAAGAAAATTCAGAGTGCAGATGAATTCAAAGCTGTATTTAAAGAAGCATTAGAATCAAACGAACCATATCTAATTGACGTACCAATGGAAAATATTCCTGTACCGACAGATGGAATATGGAATATCAATGATATTTATACACCTAAGGAAAACGTTGTAGAAGGAAAGCTTACTGGAGGCATAGTAACAAAATCTGTTCATGCAACGACATAA
- a CDS encoding Gfo/Idh/MocA family protein, with product MNKKSVVVGLVGGGYASTLHGNGYKRVSGVDVRLKTIVDIDIEKAQRIADQYGFEKAVDKFDELLADEEIDVIDIVTPPALHEDMIIKALKAGKHVICEKPLSGYFGKADDQKPIGKNVSKSKMYGSVLESMDKIKKVVEESEAKFMYAENYVYCTPVQKSAELIRAKKSKILFAKGEESLKGSSSPVAGRWDMTGGGTVIRVACHPLSGILWLKQEEAKARGEEITIKSVVADVGVITDNLTEHEKRHIAAAPEDVEDIGTITITFSDGTKALIISADVCLGGTKNYIELYCNDANFVCNITPTDILNTYYLDEDGIEDISIAEMLPSKLGWNKAFVSDEVIRGYTGQLQDFMECIAFDREPQSGFDLAYDSLKVIYAAYVSAEEGRRVDY from the coding sequence ATGAATAAAAAATCTGTAGTAGTTGGATTAGTAGGAGGAGGCTATGCCTCAACATTACATGGTAATGGATATAAGCGTGTTAGTGGAGTTGATGTAAGATTAAAAACTATTGTAGATATTGATATAGAAAAAGCTCAAAGAATTGCAGATCAGTACGGTTTTGAAAAGGCTGTAGATAAATTTGATGAGTTATTAGCAGATGAAGAAATTGATGTAATAGATATTGTAACACCACCTGCTCTTCATGAAGATATGATTATCAAGGCTTTAAAAGCAGGAAAACATGTAATTTGTGAAAAACCTTTAAGTGGTTACTTTGGTAAAGCTGATGACCAAAAGCCAATTGGAAAAAACGTTTCAAAAAGCAAAATGTATGGATCGGTATTGGAATCAATGGATAAGATAAAGAAAGTAGTAGAAGAATCAGAAGCAAAATTTATGTATGCTGAAAACTATGTTTATTGTACACCTGTACAAAAATCAGCAGAATTAATTCGTGCTAAAAAGAGTAAAATTTTATTTGCAAAAGGTGAAGAGAGCTTAAAAGGCTCAAGTTCACCTGTTGCAGGTAGATGGGATATGACTGGTGGTGGAACAGTTATCCGTGTAGCATGTCATCCTCTTTCAGGAATTTTATGGTTAAAACAAGAGGAAGCTAAAGCACGAGGTGAAGAGATCACAATAAAAAGTGTAGTAGCAGATGTGGGAGTAATCACAGACAATTTGACAGAGCATGAAAAACGTCATATTGCTGCAGCACCTGAAGATGTTGAAGATATTGGTACGATTACGATTACTTTTTCTGACGGAACAAAGGCATTGATCATATCTGCAGATGTATGCTTAGGAGGAACAAAAAATTATATTGAATTGTATTGTAATGATGCTAATTTTGTTTGCAATATTACACCTACAGATATTTTAAATACTTACTATTTAGATGAAGATGGCATTGAAGACATTTCAATTGCTGAAATGTTACCATCAAAATTAGGATGGAATAAAGCATTCGTTTCTGATGAGGTAATAAGAGGTTATACAGGTCAGTTACAAGATTTCATGGAGTGTATTGCATTTGATCGAGAGCCACAATCAGGATTTGATCTTGCTTATGATAGTTTAAAGGTAATTTATGCAGCATATGTATCAGCAGAAGAAGGACGAAGAGTGGACTATTAA